agagacatctagagagagagaggaggaaggagagaagaggttattcagagacatctagagagagaggaggaaggagagaagagaagaggttattcagagacatctagagagagaggaggaaggagagaagagaagaggttattcagagacatctagagagagagaggaggaggaaggagagaagagaagaggttattcagagacatctagagagagagaggaggaaggagagaagaggttattcagagacatctagagagagagaggaggaaggagagaagaggttattcagagacatctagagagagagaggaggaaggagagaagaggttattcagagacatctagagagagaggaggaaggagagaagagaagaggttattcagagacatctagagagagaggaggaaggagagaagagaagaggttattcagagacatctagagagagaggaggaaggagagaagagaagaggttattcagagacatctagagagagaggaggaggaaggagagaagaggttattcagagacatctagagagagagaggaggaaggagagaagagaagaggttattcagagacatctagagagagagaggaggaaggagagaagagaagaggttattcagagacatctagagagagaggaggaaggagagaagagaagaggttattcagagacatctagagagagaggaggaaggagagaagagaagaggttattcagagacatctagagagagaggaggaaggagagaagagaagaggttattcagagacatctagagagagaggaggaggaaggagagaagaggttattcagagacatctagagagagagaggaggaaggagagaagagaagaggttattcagagacatctagagagagagaggaggaaggagagaagagatgaggttATTCATGTCTATGGGCATACTGCGTTTCTGTGGTTACCTGGCCTGTTGTGGGTATCCAGGCCGGTTGGCATGGCGAGGAGGTTGGTTTCCATTGGCTGGGAGCAGTCCTGAATGAGATAATCATCTGGAGGCATGTAGGCTGGGGGCGGGGTGTCAGCTGTGTTACAACACACCATTTATTAGCCAACACAACAACCTACGGCATAGAAAACTACTTGAACACAGCAGTATAGAGTAAGACGCTCCAGGTAagctgcagagaggagaggagagagggggaggaaagagaggagagagcgggaggaaagagaaggagagagggggaggaaagagaaggaaagagcaggaggaaagagaagagagagcaggaggaaagagaagagagagcaggaggaaagagaagagagagcaggaggaaagaagagagagcaggaggaaagagaagagagagcaggaggaaagagaaggaaagagcaggaggaaagagaagagagagcaggaggaaagagaagagagagggggaggaaagagaggagagagggggaggaaagagaggagagagggggaggaaagagaggagagagggggaggaaagagaggagaggggagggggaggaaagagaggagagagggggaggaaagagaggagagagggggaggaaagagaggagagagggggaggaaagagaggagagagggggaggaaagagagggctcCAGAGGTGAGCCGGCTCGGGACCAGTCTTACCCGGGACATGGAAGGGGCTGTCTGGGTCAGAGCTAAGTGGGGAGTGGGGGAACGCGGAGATACTGCTGGACCCACTGCCGGGCGAACTGGGGAAGCTGTTGCCAGGGGAACAAGGGAACGCCAACCCTCCGTTGCCGCCCCCGCCTGGAGGGAAGGATTCTGGGAAAGTGGCGTTGTGGGGCATGAGAGGCTCGTTCTGGTCGATGGCGCCATGGTAACGGGGCTGCATCCCCGGCCTCGCTGTGAGGTCGCTGTTCCTAGGGACCAGGACAGGGGGCAGcactgaggagggaggagaggggagggagagggggaggaggagggtgtcagTCCCTTATCAATAAAGGCAAGCTGGCTCTATTTCCATACAGCTAAAACCTTGTAGAGGTCAATTTCAGATAGTGTActtgttattataaactgggctgttcgagccctgaatgctgattggctgaaagcggtggtatatcagaccgtataccacggggtatgacaaaaacatttatttttactgctctaattatgttggtaaataatttataatagcaataaggcacctcgtgGGTTTGTGGTATGTGGCCAATATTGTGGTATGTGGCTAAGggttgtatccaggcactctgagTTGCATCGTGGGTAAGAACAGCCCTTTGCCGTGGTATATtgtatatacacaaaagtatgtggacaccgctTCAAATTAGTGGCTTTGGCTACtaacatgcaatctccatagacaaacattggcagtagaatggccttactgaagagctcagtgactttcaacgtggcactgtctgaggatgccacctttccaacaaatcagtttgtcaaatttctaccctgctagagctgaccccggtcaactgtaagtgctgttatcgtgaagtggaaacgtccaggagcaacaacggctctgccacgaagtggtagaccacacaagctcacagaccgCAGAGTGCTGGAGCGTATAaatatcatctgtcctcggttgtaaccctcactactgagttccaaactgcctctggaagcaacgtcagaaaaataactgttcgtcgggaacttcatgaaatgggtttccatggccgagcagccgcacacaagcctaagatcaccatgcgcagtgccaagcgttggctggagtgatgtaaagctcaccggcattggactctggagcagttctctggagtgatcgttcacacttcaccatctggcagtccggcgGACTAATATGGGTTTgggggatgccaggagaacgctacctgccccaaatgcatagtggcaactgtaaagtttggtggaggaggaaactttatagttggcacttttcattggggcaggtagcgttctcctggcatccgccgggtccctttcctgtttcagcatgacaatgcccccgcgCACAAGGAGAGGTCCACACATTTTTCAATTTAGTGGTCATTTACCCCCTCCTGCCTCACACCACCACACCCCCTCCTGCCTCACACCACCACACCCCCTCCTGCCTCACACCACCACACCCCCTCCTGCCTCACACCACCACACCCCCTCCTGCCTCACACCACCACACCCCTCCTGCCATATACCACCACACCCCTCCTGCCCCATACCACCACACCCCCTCCTGCCATATACCACCACACCCCTCCTGCCATATACCACCACACCCCCTCCTGCCATATACCACCACACCCCCTCCTGCCCCATACCACCACACCCCTCCTGCCATATACCACCACACCCCCTCCTGCCATATACCACCACACCCCCTCCTGCCATATACCACCACACCCCCTCCGGCCCTTATACCACCACACCCCCTCCGGCCCCATACCACCACACCCCCTCCTGCCTCACACCACCACACCCCTCCTGCCATATACCACCACACCCCCTCCTGCCCCATACCACCACACCCCCTCCGGCCATGTCCAATTTCTTGTAATGGTAGGGGACAGTATAACCACACTAGGGGGTCAGTGTAACCTCACTAGGGGGTCAGTGTATACTCACTAGGGGGTCAGTGTATACTCACTAGGGGGTCAGTGTATACTCACTAGGGGGTCAGTGTATACTCACTAGGGGGTCAGTGTATACTCACTAGGGGGTCAGTGTAACCTCACTAGGGGGTCAGTGTATACTCACTAGGGGGTCAGTGTATACTCACTAGGGGGTCAGTGTATACTCACTAGGACTGTCCACTCTCTTATAGTGGTAGGGGTTGATACAGACATCTTTGTGTTTGGCCGTGAAAGGGAATTGGCAGCACTCCAAGGCCTTGAGTTCGTGATGAGACTGTAGGTCGGGCCACCTCCACACTCTGCAGTAGATGACGTGGGGGAGACCTTTACGATGGGATACCTGGAGACGACCGTCCAACGACCGAGGGATGGTCACACACTTACctggtgagggaggggagaggatttagagagacacacacacacacacacacacacacacacacacacacacacacacacacacacacacacacacacacacacacacacacacacacacacacacacacacacacacacacacacacacactctctctctcttacacattCCCCCCACTAGACCACTCACTGGGCTGTCCGGGACAGCTGAGAGCCTTCTCCAGCTCCTCCATCGTTCCCTTCCTCTTCTTCAGTTTCTTCACTAGGGCATCCACTGCCTTCTCCGCCcacttctcctcctcatccccctgttTCCATCCCAGCAGCCTCTTCACCGCCGGGCTGGTGAAGGAGAATAGCGACGTCACGTTCATCTTGATGATGACGTAGGGAAGGACGGGGTCCTCTGGGAGAAATATCCTCAAATACAGTACAGTCACACACGGGTACTCAGTACCTCCCTCTCAGTCACATACAGATGCACACTAAGTAGTGTGGAGAGGATcacactctgtgttgttgtgcacTAGCTAGCCTCTGGCCTGTAGAGTGTTACTGCACGGAGGGATCTAGGTTGGCCAGTTGTGTTGGGCAGTCGTAGGACCAGATCAGGCTGTCAAGCCTTACAgcacacctgagagagagagacagacagtacacctgagaacaagagacagacagtacGACAGGCAGCAcacctgagacagagagaccgcgcaccagagagagagagagagagagagagagacaggcagtacGACAGGCAGCACACctgagacagagaaacagtaCAACTgattgagagacagacagcacacctgagaaagacagacagtacAACGGAGAGACAGGCAgcgcaccagagagagagagaccgcgcaccagagagagagagacaggcagcgcaccagagagagagcgagagacaggcagcgcaccagagagagagagagagagagacagcgcaccagagagagacagacagcgcacaagagagagagacagacagcgcaccaagagagagacagacagcgcaccaaagagagagagacagacagcgcaccaaagagagagagacagacagcgcaccaaagagagagagacagacagcgcaccaaagagagagagacagacagcgcaccagagagagagacagacagcgcatcaagagagagagagacagacagcgcaccaaagagagagagagagagagagacagacagcgcaccaaagagagagagagagagacagacagcgcaccaaagagagagagagacagacagacagcacaccaaagagagaggagagagacagacagcgcaccaaagagagaggagagagacagacagcgcaccaaagagagaggagagagacaggcagcgcaccagagagcgagagagagacaggcagcacaccagagagagagacaggcagcacaccagagagagagagacaggcagcacaccagagagagagagacaggcagcacaccagagagagagagagagagagacaggcagcgcaccagagagagagagagagacaggcagcacacctgagagagagacaggcagcgcaccagagagagagagacaggcagcacacctgagagagagagagacaggcagcacacttgagagagagagagacaggcagcacacctgagagagagagagacaggcagcacacctgagagagagagagacaggcagcacacctgagagagagagacaggcagcacaccagagagagagacagacagacaattcgGTCAGAATTGGACAGAGAACACAGCAGTTGAACTCTCAAACTAACCCGCCCTAGATCTGAAAGAATCGGCTAGCTGTAAACTATTCTTCTCAT
The window above is part of the Oncorhynchus gorbuscha isolate QuinsamMale2020 ecotype Even-year linkage group LG21, OgorEven_v1.0, whole genome shotgun sequence genome. Proteins encoded here:
- the LOC124008435 gene encoding mothers against decapentaplegic homolog 1-like isoform X2 — its product is MNVTSLFSFTSPAVKRLLGWKQGDEEEKWAEKAVDALVKKLKKRKGTMEELEKALSCPGQPSKCVTIPRSLDGRLQVSHRKGLPHVIYCRVWRWPDLQSHHELKALECCQFPFTAKHKDVCINPYHYKRVDSPMLPPVLVPRNSDLTARPGMQPRYHGAIDQNEPLMPHNATFPESFPPGGGGNGGLAFPCSPGNSFPSSPGSGSSSISAFPHSPLSSDPDSPFHVPAYMPPDDYLIQDCSQPMETNLLAMPTGLDTHNRPDVQPVAYEEPKHWCSIVYYELNNRVGEAYLASDSSVLVDGFTDPSNNRNRFCLGLLSNVNRNSTIENTRRHIGKGVHLYYVGGEVYAECLSDTSIFVQSRNCNYHHGFHPTTVCKIPSGCSLKIFNNQEFAQLLAQSVNHGFEAVYELTKMCTIRMSFVKGWGAEYHRQDVTSTPCWIEVHLHGPLQWLDKVLTQMGSPHNAISSVS
- the LOC124008435 gene encoding mothers against decapentaplegic homolog 1-like isoform X1, whose amino-acid sequence is MNVTSLFSFTSPAVKRLLGWKQGDEEEKWAEKAVDALVKKLKKRKGTMEELEKALSCPGQPSKCVTIPRSLDGRLQVSHRKGLPHVIYCRVWRWPDLQSHHELKALECCQFPFTAKHKDVCINPYHYKRVDSPMLPPVLVPRNSDLTARPGMQPRYHGAIDQNEPLMPHNATFPESFPPGGGGNGGLAFPCSPGNSFPSSPGSGSSSISAFPHSPLSSDPDSPFHVPADTPPPAYMPPDDYLIQDCSQPMETNLLAMPTGLDTHNRPDVQPVAYEEPKHWCSIVYYELNNRVGEAYLASDSSVLVDGFTDPSNNRNRFCLGLLSNVNRNSTIENTRRHIGKGVHLYYVGGEVYAECLSDTSIFVQSRNCNYHHGFHPTTVCKIPSGCSLKIFNNQEFAQLLAQSVNHGFEAVYELTKMCTIRMSFVKGWGAEYHRQDVTSTPCWIEVHLHGPLQWLDKVLTQMGSPHNAISSVS